Proteins from a single region of Sneathiella aquimaris:
- a CDS encoding SDR family NAD(P)-dependent oxidoreductase, which translates to MPENIVIIGTSGAIGSAFTRRMSALHPASKIHAFSQSSTPTSEGNITYHPICYADEASIQDAASLAAETGPLDTVIVATGLLHEGDIRPEKSLKDLSAKKFMKIFEANTITPSLLAKHFIPKLNRDNKATFAAISARVGSISDNRLGGWYAYRASKAALNMILKNAALETARRNKNAVIIGLHPGTVDTDLSKPFQANVPSGKLFTPDFAATKMLKVLDSLSPQHSGKIFAWDGQEISP; encoded by the coding sequence ATGCCTGAAAACATCGTCATCATTGGCACTTCTGGCGCAATCGGGAGTGCTTTTACACGAAGAATGTCTGCTTTGCACCCGGCTTCAAAGATCCATGCGTTTTCTCAATCGTCAACGCCAACATCTGAGGGTAATATCACCTATCACCCGATCTGTTATGCTGACGAAGCCTCCATACAGGATGCTGCCTCACTTGCCGCAGAAACGGGCCCGTTGGACACTGTCATTGTTGCAACCGGTCTATTACATGAGGGCGATATTAGACCTGAAAAATCACTCAAAGACCTGTCGGCGAAGAAATTCATGAAAATTTTTGAAGCAAATACCATTACTCCGTCCCTTCTTGCGAAACATTTTATACCCAAACTAAACAGAGACAACAAAGCAACCTTCGCAGCAATCTCCGCACGCGTCGGCAGTATTTCTGATAACCGGCTAGGGGGCTGGTACGCCTACCGCGCTTCAAAAGCAGCGCTGAATATGATCCTTAAAAACGCCGCATTAGAAACTGCCCGGCGCAATAAGAATGCGGTCATTATTGGCCTGCATCCCGGCACTGTCGATACTGACCTGTCAAAACCGTTTCAGGCAAATGTGCCATCCGGAAAACTCTTCACGCCTGATTTCGCAGCAACAAAAATGCTAAAAGTCCTAGACTCGCTGTCACCTCAACACAGTGGTAAGATTTTCGCCTGGGACGGTCAGGAAATTTCCCCCTAG
- a CDS encoding substrate-binding periplasmic protein, whose amino-acid sequence MLSISLRPQPITILQFLLIFLIGLALSAATQAKPLNKFQLITEHWAPYQYEEKQELKGYAVDVVVEILKRAGSSQTKEEIQLLPWARAYRQLETTKNTLLFSVTRTPERENKFKWVGPIFYNTTYLIALKDSHIKIEDGHSLNKYKFGTIRNDVSELYLKRYNVAPRNFSHHNDTRSNLEMLMRRRIDMIVVGWEAFKNDAQSLGLEPDNFEKVFELDNSEVSIAFHPETPNWIIARLQRTLDEIKSEGILEKFKQKYGIQEPIMPH is encoded by the coding sequence ATGCTTTCAATCAGCCTGAGACCGCAGCCGATAACAATCCTTCAGTTCTTATTGATCTTTTTGATTGGCCTTGCGCTATCGGCGGCCACTCAAGCAAAACCTCTTAATAAGTTTCAACTGATAACCGAACATTGGGCTCCTTATCAGTATGAAGAGAAACAGGAGCTAAAAGGGTATGCGGTTGATGTTGTAGTAGAAATATTGAAACGGGCAGGTTCCTCCCAAACAAAAGAAGAAATACAGTTACTTCCGTGGGCCAGGGCCTACCGCCAACTGGAAACCACTAAAAACACTCTTTTATTTTCTGTGACAAGAACACCCGAACGTGAAAATAAGTTTAAATGGGTTGGCCCTATTTTTTATAATACGACCTATTTGATCGCACTTAAAGACAGCCACATAAAAATAGAAGACGGACATTCTTTAAATAAATATAAATTTGGAACAATTCGAAACGATGTGAGCGAGCTGTATCTTAAACGGTATAATGTCGCCCCCCGAAACTTCTCCCATCATAACGATACAAGATCAAATCTGGAGATGCTCATGCGCCGCAGGATTGACATGATCGTGGTGGGGTGGGAAGCGTTCAAAAATGATGCCCAGTCCCTCGGCCTAGAGCCCGATAATTTCGAAAAGGTCTTTGAATTGGACAATTCCGAAGTCTCAATTGCATTTCATCCAGAGACCCCTAACTGGATAATCGCTCGCCTTCAACGCACGTTGGATGAAATCAAATCAGAAGGTATATTAGAAAAATTCAAACAAAAATATGGCATACAAGAACCGATAATGCCTCATTAA
- a CDS encoding VOC family protein has translation MFSHIMVGADDVEKAKVFYDAILGALGHKPGVMDDKGRCFYFTREGIFSISKPIDGKAASHGNGSTIGFTAADPEAADKWHAAGLAHGGTTCEDPPGVREGVKGDLYLAYLRDPSGNKICALHRMG, from the coding sequence ATGTTTAGTCATATTATGGTCGGGGCAGATGATGTCGAAAAAGCAAAGGTTTTTTACGATGCTATCCTTGGCGCGTTGGGACATAAACCAGGTGTAATGGACGACAAAGGGCGGTGCTTTTACTTCACAAGAGAAGGTATTTTTTCCATCTCGAAACCCATTGACGGAAAGGCCGCCAGCCACGGCAATGGTAGCACCATTGGTTTTACTGCGGCGGATCCGGAAGCTGCAGACAAGTGGCACGCAGCAGGCCTTGCACATGGCGGTACGACTTGCGAAGATCCTCCGGGCGTGCGTGAAGGCGTTAAAGGTGATTTGTATCTTGCATATTTGCGCGATCCTTCAGGTAATAAAATCTGCGCCCTCCACCGCATGGGCTAG
- a CDS encoding DMT family transporter — MSGFLYILTVMIWGTTWFAISLQLGTVPVAQSIAYRFALASIVLFSGLVIMRKGMRLPQKAHLRLFGQGLCLFSLNFMCFYYATDRIPSGLVSVVFSLATIFNVLNSRLFFNTAISLKTVFGGALGLIGLILLLLPTLDGSRSFLDMFIGLLLAFCGTYFFSLGNMIGKWNAANNVNTITGNAYAMLYGTSVLFAFTIFLGDPLTIDFSLSYIGALFYLAIPGSVIGFTAYLSLVGRIGPEKTAYSTVLFPVIALVFSSFFEGYFWNMVATSGIIIVLLGNAIVFMPANFVSQVLSKFFKRSEREMEHGRAR, encoded by the coding sequence ATGTCAGGTTTTTTGTACATTTTGACTGTAATGATCTGGGGGACAACATGGTTCGCAATATCGTTGCAATTGGGAACTGTCCCTGTCGCGCAATCAATCGCCTATCGGTTTGCCTTGGCGTCGATTGTTTTATTCAGCGGCCTTGTGATTATGCGAAAGGGGATGCGCTTGCCTCAAAAGGCTCACTTAAGGTTGTTTGGGCAGGGGCTGTGCCTTTTTTCACTTAATTTCATGTGCTTCTACTATGCGACAGATCGCATTCCAAGCGGGCTTGTCTCTGTTGTATTCTCCCTCGCGACGATTTTTAACGTGCTGAATAGCCGGTTGTTTTTCAACACTGCGATTTCTTTAAAGACAGTGTTCGGCGGCGCATTGGGGTTAATCGGTCTTATTTTGCTGTTACTGCCGACATTGGATGGAAGTCGGAGTTTTTTAGACATGTTTATTGGATTGCTTCTGGCATTTTGCGGTACCTATTTCTTTTCGTTGGGCAATATGATTGGAAAGTGGAACGCGGCCAATAATGTGAATACAATAACCGGCAACGCCTATGCGATGCTGTATGGCACGTCCGTCCTCTTTGCGTTCACAATTTTCCTTGGAGATCCTCTGACAATTGATTTCTCGCTCTCCTATATTGGGGCCCTGTTTTATCTGGCGATCCCGGGATCGGTGATTGGTTTTACAGCCTATTTGTCATTGGTGGGACGCATTGGTCCGGAAAAGACGGCTTATTCCACCGTGCTATTTCCTGTCATAGCGCTGGTGTTCTCTTCTTTTTTTGAGGGGTATTTCTGGAACATGGTTGCCACATCAGGCATCATCATCGTCCTTCTGGGCAACGCGATTGTTTTTATGCCCGCAAATTTCGTTAGCCAGGTTTTATCAAAATTTTTCAAACGGTCTGAACGAGAGATGGAACACGGGCGAGCACGTTGA
- a CDS encoding helix-turn-helix transcriptional regulator has translation MNNPVSDQDVFGILKDAGATILRSVDIGNGLSAAQWFNQNGEAAYDQPGHHTFSVYLNGGEAVERIDKHGAHIGGAPGKICLLPEDHRSRWNIPQKLEMFHLYFDSQKIKSLALQAFDRDPRQVELQDLTFEADTYAENILKHVILPLDWSERANRLALSSAGDLLLIHILKNYSQTPLNLPPVTGGLPPSIRKKIADYLDSHFGDPISIDTLASLAGYSSFHFARMFKESFALPPHRYLEKIRIKKSKEMLRANDTPLAQVAIACGYSSQAHFTARFKNAVGLTPKQFQKL, from the coding sequence ATGAACAACCCAGTTTCTGATCAAGATGTCTTTGGTATATTGAAGGATGCAGGCGCGACGATCCTGCGATCCGTGGACATTGGCAACGGCCTGTCGGCCGCTCAGTGGTTCAATCAAAATGGTGAAGCGGCGTATGATCAACCGGGCCATCACACCTTCAGTGTTTACTTGAACGGCGGCGAAGCGGTAGAGCGTATTGACAAACATGGCGCACATATTGGTGGCGCGCCCGGCAAGATCTGTTTGTTGCCTGAAGACCACAGATCTCGATGGAATATTCCGCAGAAACTGGAAATGTTTCACCTGTATTTTGACTCTCAAAAGATTAAATCGCTGGCGTTACAGGCTTTTGATCGGGACCCGCGTCAAGTAGAATTGCAAGATCTGACATTTGAGGCAGATACCTATGCAGAAAACATACTAAAGCATGTCATCCTTCCCTTGGATTGGTCGGAACGGGCAAACCGACTGGCATTATCAAGTGCAGGCGACCTGTTGCTCATCCATATCCTGAAAAACTATTCACAAACACCGCTAAACTTGCCTCCTGTCACAGGCGGCTTACCGCCGTCAATTCGCAAAAAAATCGCCGATTACCTGGATTCACATTTCGGCGACCCCATCAGCATCGACACCCTGGCCAGTCTTGCCGGATATAGCAGCTTCCATTTTGCTCGCATGTTCAAAGAGAGCTTTGCCCTCCCGCCTCATCGATATCTGGAAAAAATCAGGATTAAAAAATCAAAAGAAATGCTAAGGGCTAACGATACACCTTTGGCACAAGTCGCCATAGCTTGCGGATACTCTTCACAGGCTCACTTTACCGCTCGTTTCAAAAACGCTGTCGGTCTCACGCCAAAACAGTTTCAAAAACTGTAG
- a CDS encoding AbiU2 domain-containing protein → MTKNKKMKWPENLSDEERIQKAKELTDILVDHARALLPVQANAQHIVYSSSLANQIPMSYAANAFITLQYSVHFFLLVRLCAIWDSGAIDRESILTVHALINTPQIKKKIVEDICQWHLDDRQFHPNSADDTEIFRAELSLDQKNAQQPSETIEGKTTQWLEDVTTRIEKANTRYVDKKLKANRDMFIAHNLALAVGHKQFPEKIKYGDEKPLLAETIKIITLLHRVLNNADFDWDKAKKQTDRNAEQLWSNCTFSIQNKH, encoded by the coding sequence ATGACAAAAAACAAGAAAATGAAATGGCCCGAAAATCTCTCTGATGAGGAGAGGATACAAAAAGCGAAAGAGTTGACCGACATACTTGTTGATCACGCTCGCGCTTTATTGCCGGTTCAGGCAAACGCTCAACATATTGTCTATTCCTCTTCATTAGCCAACCAGATCCCCATGTCATATGCAGCGAACGCGTTCATCACCTTGCAATATAGTGTGCATTTTTTTCTACTCGTACGTCTTTGCGCAATTTGGGATAGCGGGGCAATTGACCGTGAAAGTATTTTAACGGTCCATGCACTTATCAACACACCGCAGATAAAAAAGAAGATCGTCGAAGATATCTGTCAATGGCACCTCGATGATCGGCAGTTCCATCCAAATTCGGCTGATGATACTGAAATTTTCAGAGCCGAACTCTCACTCGATCAAAAAAATGCTCAACAACCCTCAGAAACAATAGAAGGCAAAACAACACAATGGCTCGAAGATGTGACCACCAGGATTGAAAAAGCAAACACCCGCTATGTCGATAAAAAGCTCAAGGCAAATAGGGACATGTTCATTGCCCACAATCTGGCATTGGCTGTGGGGCACAAGCAATTTCCCGAAAAAATTAAATATGGTGATGAAAAACCGCTACTCGCTGAAACAATTAAAATTATTACCCTCTTGCATCGGGTGCTCAACAACGCGGACTTTGATTGGGACAAGGCCAAAAAGCAGACCGACCGGAATGCAGAACAGCTTTGGTCAAACTGTACTTTTTCAATTCAAAATAAGCATTGA
- a CDS encoding adenylate/guanylate cyclase domain-containing protein, with translation MSDTLRQWLTDLDLDKYIEVFRENEITFEDVSDLNDADLKELGLPMGPRKRILRAVNPAGLTPDKSTGSVLKGLAEIPRTAAERRLLTVVFCDLVGSTALSQQLDPEDLRHLINQYENTIITVVKKYGGFVAKFLGDGALIYFGWPLAHEDQAVRAIYASLDIISAVKDLSVIGNLKLRTRVGIASGEVVVGNLDGETERGIGEVTGVTPNLAARLQSAVKPDQIAISAMTKELVGQSFILEELAPVNLKGFEERVPMWLVVGEASVGSRFSIFHEKMISEFVGQTRELSIIRDAWSRACHGQGQFLIISGEAGIGKSRIIEEIRHEIRGMRHLDLQHQCSAFHANSAFFPIIQRIKLAANITYDDTNENRLNKLEMLLEDISEDLPRDVPLFASLLSLPYLGQYKPLNLPAHQRRVLLMDAIVNQLKKCAQSQPVLFVLEDAHWIDPTTETLFLEIMPFLKDLPILMIVSHRPDYTPPSSSETPTTVINLKRLGMEHCRKIANRLGGNVLKPKVIEEVAKRAEGIPLYVEEMTRSLLDNGSKTEKIPISLQASLIARLDRLAEGKIVAQIGAVIGREFSGTLIEMLVPMYKEDIQHTLRLLVRSGLVTEHQHGGDVHYVFKHALIQNAAYEALLKSKRLTYHSQIADVYIRDYPEVISDYPQQIAHHLSKAHRPVEAADFWILAGKRAAERSEQQEAVFNLEKALRELKYFTVDVQQDEYELGIRLALGASLLAIHGWSASDVKENYDKAATLGKKVGTIHQRVAASHGLANVFFLNGKINDARTLADQELETAIEQNDQTLLMGGHRSVGMCGFFAGDFRYAADHLSQAISLYDQKLHSVQAFDQGTDPNVIAVSVRSWANWFLGKTGEANKQMKEAIAFADRLNHPFSTAYAKSIASSVCQTDQDYKKAQKYASEAREIAAEFSFPYWLGWASIIFGWSIAGSGECDEGLKILREGQAIYESTGALQIKPYSLTLEAEIHGWAGRYETGLGLLQQALVENSETDVSFYEAETLRLMSQFTHSVNPGSALVQDCLNKAMAVARQQKALALEQRALINAARTNAITEEKIAKLASGIEAYYGVVLQSRLLQKIN, from the coding sequence ATGTCCGATACTTTACGACAATGGCTGACTGATCTTGACCTTGATAAGTATATCGAGGTTTTTCGGGAAAATGAGATCACTTTTGAGGATGTTTCGGATCTGAACGATGCGGATTTAAAAGAACTTGGACTGCCAATGGGTCCTCGGAAAAGAATATTGCGCGCGGTAAATCCAGCAGGCCTGACACCAGATAAAAGCACTGGATCTGTTTTAAAAGGGTTGGCAGAGATCCCGCGAACCGCAGCAGAGCGTCGGCTTCTGACAGTCGTTTTCTGTGATCTTGTTGGGTCTACGGCGTTATCACAACAGCTTGATCCGGAGGATCTTCGCCATCTCATAAATCAATATGAAAATACCATCATCACTGTGGTGAAAAAGTATGGCGGGTTCGTTGCTAAGTTTCTGGGGGATGGCGCGTTAATATATTTTGGGTGGCCGTTGGCCCATGAAGATCAGGCCGTGCGGGCCATATATGCCAGTCTGGATATTATATCGGCGGTGAAGGATTTATCGGTCATTGGAAACCTGAAACTGAGAACGCGCGTTGGTATCGCTTCGGGAGAAGTGGTCGTCGGTAATCTGGACGGTGAAACAGAGCGGGGTATCGGTGAGGTCACAGGAGTGACCCCCAATTTGGCTGCTCGTCTACAAAGCGCGGTGAAACCAGATCAAATTGCAATCAGTGCCATGACAAAGGAGCTGGTTGGGCAGTCTTTCATCCTTGAAGAATTGGCTCCTGTTAATTTAAAGGGATTTGAAGAGCGAGTCCCCATGTGGTTGGTCGTTGGAGAGGCGTCAGTGGGGAGTCGGTTCAGCATTTTTCATGAAAAAATGATATCAGAATTTGTAGGGCAGACACGGGAATTGTCGATTATCCGAGATGCCTGGAGTCGGGCCTGCCATGGGCAGGGCCAGTTTCTGATTATTTCAGGGGAAGCGGGAATTGGGAAGTCGAGGATTATTGAAGAGATCCGGCATGAGATACGAGGAATGCGCCACCTTGACCTTCAGCATCAATGCTCGGCTTTTCATGCAAATAGTGCATTTTTCCCCATCATTCAGCGCATTAAACTGGCGGCCAATATTACGTATGACGACACGAATGAAAATCGCCTTAATAAACTCGAGATGTTGCTGGAGGATATTTCAGAAGATCTGCCGCGAGATGTCCCTCTTTTCGCTTCGCTTCTTTCATTACCTTATCTCGGACAATACAAGCCGTTGAATTTGCCCGCTCATCAAAGGCGCGTTCTGTTGATGGACGCCATTGTAAATCAATTAAAGAAATGCGCTCAGTCGCAGCCGGTACTGTTCGTGCTGGAAGACGCTCATTGGATTGATCCGACAACGGAAACATTGTTTTTGGAAATCATGCCATTTCTAAAAGATCTTCCTATTCTGATGATAGTTTCCCATCGCCCGGATTATACCCCTCCTTCCAGCAGTGAAACACCGACAACAGTAATCAATCTCAAGCGCCTTGGAATGGAGCATTGCAGGAAGATAGCCAACAGACTTGGGGGTAATGTCTTAAAGCCCAAGGTCATTGAGGAAGTTGCTAAACGAGCGGAAGGTATTCCACTATATGTGGAGGAAATGACCCGTTCGTTGCTCGACAATGGATCGAAAACGGAAAAAATACCGATATCCCTGCAGGCGTCGCTCATTGCGCGTTTGGATCGTCTGGCAGAAGGGAAAATTGTTGCCCAGATTGGAGCGGTTATCGGGCGTGAATTCAGCGGAACGTTAATTGAAATGCTGGTGCCAATGTATAAAGAGGATATCCAGCACACGCTTCGCCTTTTGGTTCGCTCCGGCCTGGTGACGGAACATCAACATGGCGGGGACGTGCATTATGTTTTCAAGCATGCGTTAATTCAAAACGCCGCATATGAAGCGCTTCTTAAAAGCAAAAGGCTGACCTATCATAGCCAGATTGCGGATGTGTATATCCGCGACTATCCTGAAGTAATCTCAGACTATCCACAGCAAATTGCCCATCACCTTTCCAAGGCGCACCGACCTGTTGAAGCGGCAGATTTTTGGATATTGGCGGGTAAGCGGGCGGCTGAAAGGTCAGAACAACAAGAAGCAGTGTTCAACCTTGAAAAAGCGTTGCGTGAATTGAAATATTTTACTGTCGATGTCCAACAGGACGAATATGAGCTGGGTATCCGCCTTGCCCTCGGGGCATCCTTACTGGCGATACATGGTTGGTCAGCGTCTGACGTCAAAGAGAACTACGACAAGGCCGCAACGTTAGGGAAGAAGGTTGGAACGATCCATCAACGGGTGGCCGCTTCGCATGGACTTGCCAATGTCTTTTTCCTGAACGGTAAAATCAACGATGCCCGAACGCTTGCAGATCAGGAACTGGAAACAGCGATCGAGCAAAATGATCAGACGTTATTGATGGGGGGACATCGATCTGTTGGCATGTGTGGATTTTTTGCAGGTGATTTTCGATATGCGGCGGATCACTTGTCTCAGGCTATCTCACTGTATGATCAGAAATTGCACAGCGTTCAGGCTTTTGATCAGGGAACGGATCCAAACGTCATTGCCGTCAGCGTAAGAAGTTGGGCAAATTGGTTTTTGGGTAAGACCGGCGAGGCCAATAAGCAGATGAAAGAAGCAATCGCGTTTGCGGATAGACTAAATCATCCGTTCAGCACGGCATATGCAAAATCGATTGCCTCCTCAGTCTGCCAAACAGATCAGGATTATAAAAAAGCCCAAAAGTATGCGTCTGAAGCCAGAGAGATTGCGGCTGAGTTTTCGTTTCCCTATTGGTTGGGGTGGGCGTCGATTATATTCGGATGGTCTATCGCCGGGTCGGGGGAGTGCGATGAGGGGCTAAAGATATTGCGCGAGGGACAGGCGATATATGAAAGTACCGGGGCCTTGCAGATTAAGCCCTACAGCCTGACGCTGGAGGCCGAGATCCACGGCTGGGCGGGCCGATATGAAACGGGTTTGGGATTGTTGCAACAGGCCTTGGTTGAAAACAGCGAAACCGACGTCAGCTTTTATGAAGCGGAAACCTTGCGCTTGATGAGCCAGTTTACCCATTCGGTTAATCCGGGTTCTGCTTTGGTACAGGATTGTCTGAACAAGGCCATGGCTGTTGCCAGGCAACAAAAGGCTTTGGCGCTGGAGCAACGCGCCTTGATCAACGCGGCGCGAACCAACGCAATTACAGAAGAGAAGATCGCAAAGCTTGCCTCTGGAATTGAAGCATATTACGGCGTTGTTTTACAGTCCCGTCTGCTGCAAAAGATCAACTGA
- a CDS encoding winged helix-turn-helix domain-containing tetratricopeptide repeat protein produces the protein MIYRFGEYHLDTVKIEFNRDGEALDIEPQVFSLLQHLVENRDRVVSKDELISAIWDGRAISDTTLSSRIFATRRAIGDTGRTQALIRTIPRRGFRFVGEVTANEASSDPASSDTLWPLPDVTPCKATVTTTLAVLPFKKSSNGFDEYFCDGLTEDIISNLTHFSEIRVIAGGSSFHFKDRLLRASEIAERLQADFIVDGSVRRDGERLRIAVQLVEAASGVSIWADRYDREMSDLFAVQDAVTHMIVASLGIKIQNAALTRSLEKSPSNLDAYDCLLRARRYTATLNEEMHAEARDLLEKAISLDPNYADAYALLANVYLAEYRFDANPRPDPVNRALRMALTATRLDPENAYAHCWLAIVHFFQKDNAKFEAEAKRALDLNPNDPEILADIGHFLAYMGEFDRGTELSRRAQALNPLHPGWYHFANARFHYHEGAYEETLVDIARISMPDFYWTHLLNAAALGQLGREEAARSLDQMNKLKPDISVAAEMHKWNLAPDDFDHIMEGLRKAGHPE, from the coding sequence ATGATTTACCGGTTTGGCGAATACCATTTGGATACGGTGAAAATTGAGTTCAACCGCGACGGAGAGGCACTGGATATAGAGCCCCAAGTATTCAGTTTGCTTCAGCATCTTGTCGAAAACCGGGATCGTGTCGTGTCAAAAGACGAGCTGATTAGCGCAATCTGGGATGGGCGGGCAATTTCTGACACCACGTTGAGCAGCCGAATTTTTGCCACCAGGCGTGCCATTGGCGATACGGGGCGGACCCAAGCCCTTATTCGCACCATTCCGCGTCGTGGTTTTCGGTTTGTCGGCGAGGTAACTGCGAACGAGGCATCAAGCGATCCGGCAAGTTCTGATACTCTGTGGCCTCTGCCTGACGTAACGCCTTGCAAAGCAACGGTCACGACAACACTGGCGGTTTTGCCGTTCAAGAAATCAAGTAACGGCTTTGATGAGTATTTCTGTGATGGTTTGACCGAAGACATAATTTCCAACCTAACTCATTTCAGTGAAATTCGCGTGATTGCCGGAGGGTCGTCCTTTCATTTTAAAGATCGGTTATTGAGAGCCTCTGAAATCGCCGAAAGACTGCAGGCCGATTTCATCGTTGATGGGAGCGTTCGGCGTGACGGAGAACGATTGCGTATTGCCGTTCAACTGGTTGAGGCCGCCAGTGGTGTTTCCATATGGGCGGATCGGTACGATCGGGAAATGTCGGACCTGTTCGCTGTTCAGGATGCCGTGACCCACATGATTGTTGCTTCCCTGGGCATTAAAATTCAAAACGCTGCGTTGACGCGGTCGCTTGAAAAAAGTCCTTCGAACCTTGACGCGTATGATTGCCTGCTACGGGCCCGGCGCTACACCGCAACACTTAACGAGGAAATGCATGCCGAGGCGCGCGATCTCCTGGAAAAAGCTATTTCGCTTGATCCGAATTATGCTGATGCATATGCGTTGCTTGCCAATGTTTATCTCGCAGAATATCGATTTGATGCCAACCCGCGGCCTGACCCTGTGAACCGTGCCTTGAGGATGGCGCTTACGGCTACCCGGCTCGATCCAGAAAATGCCTACGCTCATTGCTGGTTGGCAATTGTCCATTTTTTCCAAAAAGACAACGCAAAGTTCGAGGCTGAGGCCAAACGGGCCTTGGATCTCAATCCGAATGATCCAGAAATTCTAGCCGATATTGGTCATTTCCTTGCTTATATGGGAGAATTTGATCGCGGGACCGAGTTGTCAAGACGGGCACAGGCATTAAACCCACTGCATCCGGGGTGGTATCATTTTGCTAATGCCCGGTTCCATTATCATGAAGGCGCCTATGAAGAGACGCTTGTCGATATTGCCCGTATCAGCATGCCTGATTTTTACTGGACACATCTTCTGAATGCGGCTGCCTTGGGTCAATTGGGCCGAGAGGAAGCGGCGCGCTCGCTTGATCAGATGAACAAACTGAAGCCAGATATTTCCGTTGCCGCTGAAATGCATAAATGGAACCTGGCACCGGATGATTTTGATCACATTATGGAAGGTTTGCGTAAGGCCGGCCACCCTGAATAG
- a CDS encoding DUF1326 domain-containing protein → MSWSLSGTYFESCNCNVVCPCIFLGPPTTGECTALVGWHIDEGDDEGVSLSGLNVALAVHTQGNMAENQWNVAVYVDARADEKQNASLMKIYGGQGGGHPARLASHIGEIVGVRQVPIEFTSANGKHSLKIPEIAHTEIETSTGQGDGPISISGHPLCIAPGQTLTVAKSNSFSYADHDMAWEFSDKSGLFSPFSYQSEQ, encoded by the coding sequence ATGTCCTGGTCACTAAGCGGTACCTATTTTGAAAGCTGTAACTGCAACGTTGTCTGCCCGTGTATTTTCTTAGGCCCGCCAACCACCGGTGAATGCACCGCCCTTGTTGGCTGGCATATTGACGAGGGGGATGACGAAGGGGTTTCACTCTCAGGCTTGAATGTCGCGCTTGCGGTCCACACTCAAGGAAATATGGCTGAAAACCAATGGAATGTCGCCGTCTATGTTGATGCGCGTGCCGACGAAAAACAGAATGCCAGTCTCATGAAAATTTACGGCGGTCAGGGCGGCGGACACCCGGCCCGTCTTGCCAGCCATATCGGCGAAATTGTCGGGGTCAGACAAGTGCCCATTGAATTCACATCTGCCAACGGCAAGCATTCTTTAAAAATACCCGAAATTGCGCATACCGAGATTGAAACCAGCACCGGGCAGGGAGATGGACCAATTTCAATATCCGGCCATCCTTTATGCATTGCACCGGGACAAACCCTGACAGTGGCAAAATCAAACAGCTTTTCCTATGCTGATCATGACATGGCGTGGGAGTTTTCTGACAAAAGTGGTCTTTTCTCGCCGTTCAGCTATCAAAGTGAACAATAA
- a CDS encoding DUF2182 domain-containing protein → MTDGAKASTGSPSSVARLALVTTGPIAIAIGSWIYLGVMIADMSAIPGMSAMMMNPAMLDPLQLFGLFLMWAIMMAAMMLPTAAPMIIAYARMQMVDRNNGAGWMPVFMFSGGYVVAWAGFSLVAAVMQAGLTEFSAMSPMMMKVAAGPIAGTIVIITGIYQFTPLKQSCLRQCQSPISFLMTRWKNGSRGALRMGLSHGLFCVGCCWALMGLLFVTGIMNTGWIIAITAYVLIEKIVPSPQRLSKPIGAVLIAAGLWMVF, encoded by the coding sequence ATGACCGACGGAGCAAAAGCCAGCACGGGTTCGCCCTCCTCTGTCGCCAGACTAGCCCTCGTGACAACCGGACCGATTGCCATTGCAATTGGCAGCTGGATCTATCTAGGGGTAATGATTGCCGATATGTCTGCCATTCCGGGCATGTCGGCAATGATGATGAACCCCGCAATGCTCGATCCACTGCAACTTTTCGGGTTGTTTTTAATGTGGGCGATAATGATGGCTGCCATGATGCTTCCGACAGCCGCACCAATGATCATCGCCTATGCCCGCATGCAGATGGTGGATCGGAATAATGGCGCAGGCTGGATGCCCGTCTTTATGTTCTCAGGCGGCTATGTTGTCGCCTGGGCAGGCTTTAGTCTGGTGGCGGCAGTCATGCAGGCAGGCCTTACTGAATTTTCCGCGATGTCACCGATGATGATGAAGGTGGCCGCGGGCCCGATTGCCGGCACAATCGTTATCATCACCGGAATATATCAGTTTACGCCACTCAAACAATCGTGCCTGCGTCAGTGCCAATCGCCGATCAGTTTCCTGATGACCCGATGGAAAAACGGTAGCAGGGGCGCTCTGCGAATGGGACTTTCGCACGGTTTGTTCTGTGTTGGCTGTTGTTGGGCGTTGATGGGATTGCTATTCGTCACCGGTATCATGAATACAGGCTGGATCATCGCCATTACCGCCTATGTATTGATCGAAAAAATCGTGCCCAGCCCCCAACGTCTTTCAAAACCAATTGGGGCAGTCTTGATTGCCGCCGGGCTTTGGATGGTATTCTGA